The following nucleotide sequence is from Juglans microcarpa x Juglans regia isolate MS1-56 chromosome 6D, Jm3101_v1.0, whole genome shotgun sequence.
ctccttctttttaatgtattttcttgAGATCACCAATGAGAATCCTTGTTATACCTTGTAAACATGCTCATATAAGCTGTAACGGAAAGGTCCAACACTTTCGCAATCAAAGGTATCATAATATACCTAAATAATGTTGCCTAGGATACGTagctttgtttctttgtttttgtatttggtATCTCGAGGATACCCATGTCCTAGGCTAGCTTCATTATCAGCccatataattttgatgcaagTTGCAGCATTTTTTAATGCCTCATTAATTAGGTCAATCTGGGTCCTGGGATTACTTGTTAGATCCATAAGAAGATTTGATTACGATGATGTTTCAAAATTGGATTTAACTTCTCTTGTATTCCTTGGAAGTATTGTATTAGGTGGAAAAAAAACccgaatataatattttaaaaagaaaatctatttataagtttaattttttacatatagTTGATACAGAAGCTTTCCGTATCTTCTATGTTAGTCACAGaaggattatataaaaataatctcataaactgatatgatttgacGTGGTTCGTTAGATtacaaagttatttttattgtaaagtagatctaacagattagatgaaataatatcaatttgtgagattacttttatgtaatttatttgtgaATGTGACAATACTGATCCGCCATTGGCAATCTTGAATAGTTTATTTGCCACTTATTCACTCATACTAtcttttcaagtttcaacactGATGTATTCATTTTTGGCCATGTTGAAAGACAGTCAGCAGCTGCCCTAATAGATAATTCTTGTTTAACATTATCAGTAAGCATTGTGATTCACGAAGTCAATTCAAAAGTCACAGGGTCTTTTTCTTTGATCAGCTGAAAGGATAGCAGATGCGTATGATTTTGTCAGTTAACAACTTTTTATAAAGCATTGTATAACTTCAAGGAATTCAGAGGACTTTCCTGGAGCCTTCAGAGTCAATATTTGGgattaaatttgaatttgtgATGAGAAATTTCTTTGATTTCAAAAACGTATGAATACAAGCAATTGAATAATGGGGGAATATGCAATTTTCCCACCAATTTCTTGAGCTTGAACATGCGTAAATGGTTTTCCTTGATCTCCGAGCAGATAATATTGACAAGTCATTATCCTGAAGAATTCAAGAATTGTAAAACACTTCAGATGCGTGTGAAATTAATGGGAAAGATTTTGCATCCCTAGCTACCAaactttctatttttaaattgcATCCCAAATGATCAAAAATAACAATTTGATACCCACGACTAGTTTTTTCAGGAGTTCTATTATTAACAGAcacttttgtgtattttttaaacattctactaatgtgatttgtcaaaacagttattttatattaaaaaaaatgatacaaccaatcatattaatagaatgcgcaaaagaatatagaaaaataactgcacataaaatttttattttttcaatttgtatcCCATTGTTTATCTCCCAAATTAAATGTTGACAAAACCTTAATTAAATATCCTAAGAtcccgtttagatagtgaaaatgtttcatttcattttatctcattattataatttttttaaatttctacacaaaatataataaataattcaactttttcaaatctcaaaataataataatattaaaaaataatattctaacaatattttattcaacttttaacttttatctcaacttactatccaaacaagcaTTAAATCTACTTAAaccaaatatcacaaaaaaaaaaaaaaaaacaaaacaaaacaaaacaagaacaaaaacaaacaaaaactcaAGCGAATTGATTGAATTACATATTCGGTAGAACCCCCACTCtcgctttaatttttttttaaaaagatctACTAAGCATAGTCTACTCTACGACTTCATAAGATACAACAATAACTGGCTATTGAAGGCCGGTTGTGCAGGAGACTAGAATGACATAAGAAACCTAAGGTGgcatcaaaacaaaactatgCCACATAATCTTACACCATGTTGCCTCCAAGTATTTACATAAAGAATATTGGTTTTGGTATGTACTTTGAGCTTTGCCTTCTTTTTGTTAAGGGGAATTACAACCAAAATATGGAGGGCACCTGCTTCCATTTGTTCATCAGCACTTGTAGATTAGAAAACAGAAAGAAGAATCTACTTCTTAATGTGGATGCCAGGGATACCTTTCAAACCCATTTTAAGAGCCGTCTTACGGAAGAGTGCCGGAGGCTTCTGTAAGCCGATTGACTGAGAATACTGGTTGGCTAATTCCGCAAGAGTAGTTTTGTCCCTGCCAATTTCCCTGATCGAATTATAATAGCCAAGCCAAGCATGATATGCTGCATCTTTGACACTACCATCAATCTTTGCCAATGAATCTTCCATCTGCAAGTGTAAATAGATCCAGGGAATTACAATTAGGAGACCTGCAAGGGACTGAAAACCTATAACCTTGCAATGCACACTTCACGAACATCATAGAAGTGAACCGCATAGAAATCAGAGACAATCAATTGAAATCAAAACAGAACGTGTAAGTCTAAGGTACTGCATTTACAGAGCAGCATCTCTGCACATTCCAGACAGATTCTGTAAACCTGTCAAATTCATAACTTCACCTATAATAGCCATTCACAGTGCCCATCTATTCCGGAAATCTGAAGTGCAGCAGGGATTTTAAGAATATTGAAATTGCTGGACAATGAGTTTTGAtaactttttttgttattgtattttataattagcaTCATAGGACAGTGATACGATGACAAGATTCAAAGAACTTTTCAGCATTTAAACTTCAGGAACTACATTGCCATttacaaggattttttttttaataattacattTCAATCTTATAAACTATACAGTTTAGCTCACATCCAGCACACAAATATAAGTTATACAACCATGAGAGACGCAACTTAGCAATGTGGAGTTGGACACTAACCTTTAGCTTTATCTCCGGATCTATATGTGGTAAAGGAACTTTCTCAAGAGGCAGGTCTTTAATTTCATCCAAGAAATACTCTTCCCATGGTGCGAGCAACAGTATGCATTCCCCTTCTTTGCCTTCTCGTCCAGTTCTGCCAAGCCGATGTATATACTGCTCCCGGTCAGAAGGAATTCCTATCTGGTAATAATAAGTCTTTCAAATTTAGCTTAACTCACTAGAGGGTAATGCAAACAAAGTAAAGAAGAATCTAATAATTACAGGCTATTTGGCATTTACTTCAACATTAAATGACAGTGAACACCTATAATTTTTCACCGAAAATTGTAGCGAATCCATCCAGATTTCATTACAAATAACTGCAGCATCTGATTTCTGCTTTCCATAAAAGATGGATTGGGGCATTTAATCATTTAGAGTCCATGGGCTTCTAATAGAAGTAAATTTGAATATGATGGGTCCCTATAGATTCTAAATTTGAGCAATCAACCCCCTAAATTACACTATTATTTTCAATGTTCTTCCACAGTTAAAATTTCTCCGAAGGTTACCACATGTTAATTTCTacttatgttataaaaaatgtcaatttctacatataaaaaaaaattccagatgCTTTTCAAATGATTAcaggaaaatccaaaataaataaataaataagcatGGATCATGTGATAGTATGACAAACACGAGTTTTAAGGTTAAATGTACCAAAATTATGGacttatacaaaaaatatacaacagAAATTAAGGAAGTTTTAATAGCGGGGGATACTGCAACTAATTACGTAGTTTAGAGTTAAATGTTCACATCCAAAAAAGCTTTATGGATACCTGAATGACCAAAGTAACATCAGGGTAATTCATTCCACGTGCAGAAACATCAGATGTGACAAGAATCAATCTTTTTGATTCCCTGAATTCTTCAGAAATGCGAGTACGGTAAAGCTGAGGCTTTCTAGAATGTATCTCCCTTACACTCATTCGCATTTCCCGGAGAAGTAGATATATGAGTGATGTTACCATCCCAGTTGTACAAAAGACAATAACCTGAatgcaagtaaaaaaaattttggccTCCGGGATTCcattaaaaatgaaaagctGACTCTAGAAATCTTCTTTTGATAAGAAACTCTACTAATCCTTTTTCACCTAGTGACTGCAAATCTGACCTTGTATTCAGGTGATTGAGAGATATGTTCCTTCAGAAGATGgtgcaaaatttgaaaatgtaatTCATGTGAAGCAACAATACAAGATTGCTTAACCTGCAGTTAGCAAACCAAACCACAGAAAGCATTAAATTTGTAGCTTCCCATGTCAAACTTGGAGACAACCATAATATCCATTATTCTTaactatgaaaaaataaataaaaaatgttcatgactctaataaaactaaaatgaacaTCAAGACAAACAGTTAAAACAATGGAGCAGAACTGTGTAAAGTATGCAAGTCATCAGCTTAAAGTTTGGAGTAGAAGTGCATGAGAAACAGTAACTTTCTCATTTCTGATACCCAATTTAAAACTACAGCATACCTTACAAGGAGTTTCTACACAACCCAGGCCTATTGTATCAATATAAGCATgttctcttttcaaaacaagTTGAGATATCCGGCGAACCTGCATAATCATTATCcagaacataatatttttagcGGTTTCAcatagcaaaaaataaaatggttttACAACTTGAAATGAAAGGTTAAGAAAATGTAACCTCTTTTGGGATCGTTGCAGAAAACAGCAAGGACTGTCTCTGACGAGGCAAACAATCAATAATTTTCTCCACATCCTTCCTAAATCCAAGGTCTAGTAAGTAATCAGCTTCATCAAGTACGAGCATCTTCAATCTCATTAAGCGTGCAGACAAGCCAGACCTATTTTCGATGTGATCCAGCAACCTACCAGGAGTTGCAACTATTATCTGCCAAAAGTTCATtagaagaattttgaaaaaggaaaCCATTATCTTCCTGCATCAATACTGTAACAGATGAAAATGGTAGCATTTGGTTGTTGGTATATTAGCTATCCACTTTCTTAGTAATCACATGCTCCAAACGCACAAAATTTAACATGCAGAACACATAAGCAAACCTGGCATGGATACGATTCTAAGCGTTTCTGGTCATCTTTAAAACGTGTACCTCCAACTAGTGTTTGCACAATTATGCCATCATGGTACTTTAGCATAACATTTGCTTCTGCAGCAATCTGACTCGCAAGTTCCCTTGTAGGGCAGAGAATAAGAACATAAATTGGAGGCACCCGATGAATGGTGTTGTCACTCATAGCCTTTAGAACTGCTTCAATGGTAGGAAGCTGTTTTTGTTTAACAACAGAATTTGAAGgaaagaacaaaatatattacatactAATTCAGAAGAGATAAAGATAGCCTTTAGTACCAAAAAAGCTGCACTTTTGCCTGTACCGGCTTTAGCTTTGACCAAGGCATCCTTGCCTGCACCCACAGTAGGAAGGAAACCATCAATTATAATCTTGATTCTTGTTAATAATGAAGAAATCAAACATCTTTAAGCAATCAGAATCAAACTGGAGCTACACCAATTATAACGCTTCGTCGTGGAATTGATCAAGTATGACAATTCATTAACTAAATATAAATGAACCATCTTAAAGTTGAATGCATCAAGAATAACACATTGACGATGATACACACATGGTCATGACACAGCAGCAAACCCATGTATATCATTCATTtaccaattttattttaaatgtaacGCTTCAGACTCATGCCTCAGAATTTAATCTCAACATCTTAAGTACCAAGGAAGTCACCTTCCTCATTCCAATCTGGCGGTGGTAACATCCATATCTCACTCACATCTTCAAAGGTGAAGGTAAATACTTGAACATTTTTTACTGCAAATTTAGCAGTTGAATGACACCACTCATCAATGCCTATTAATGCTAAACTACTTTACTGAATGAAAAACTCAAGTTCtcagataataataataaagagttTATTATCAACAATATATGCTACATAATCAACACGACTAAAGAATTGGGAAGGTAAGCATAAAAAATGGATGCTAATTACAACCGACATGGCCAAAGAAACAGCTAGCATACCCTCAAGGCAAACAGATAGAGTAGCTTCCTGTACCCGTGTCATTTGAACATACCCAGCAGCATTGAGTGCCTTGACTGTCCTTGGAGATATACCACACTCATCAAATCTggacagagaaaaaaaaacacatggaaTTACCTGTTAGTACAGAGAAGTTCCTCCATTCAAAAACCTTTATATCTATACAAATCGTACCTATCAAAACCATACTTTTATACGCCAAGGAATAGCAAATATAAACAGATATACGAAATTGTAATCTCataatttataaagttttttatATCATAAAGACCATGTGACCACAAATTATGCAGTTGCAAATGATCAACGAGTATTCCGTTGACATATTTTTTCCACCGACATTCGCTTAGCAATCGAACAAAGCATGCCAAGTACCAACAATCCCAATCCTCTAGCTAAAAGCACTTTGCATACCTTTTCTGAGTAAGAATTGATGCCTCCTCACCCTTCTCCCTTCCATTCTCAATCAAACCCTTCTTGCTTAGTTCATGCCTTATCAACTCAACCTGCCCCGAAAAATCACTCTCCTCCTCCAACGACCGCAGCGGCACTCTTTTAGTAATCTTCATATCATACTTCCCGAGAGACGCACTGCTCCCCACCTTCCTCACTCCCCTCCCacctctcattctctctttctcatcctcCAAGTCCTCCTTTCCATCCACACTCAGTTTCCCCCAACTCGAATTTCCAGAAAAATACTTAGAAGACTCTCCCTCAAAATCCGAACCCGGCTCGTCGTCTCTCGGAGAGCTATCGTCTCTAAAGAACCTTTTCCTTTGGCCCACAAGTTTCGCCAATTTTTTGGCAAAGGGTTTCGCGGGCTCCCTTACCGGACCGTAATCCGAGTCGTCATCGTCGCTTTCCGAGCTCTCATTCCGCCGAAACCGCCTCCGGCTTTGCACGGAATAGTTCCTTGTATTCACGTAGCAGCCGTTAGAATTTGTCAAATTCACATTTTCCCGCCCTTCCGATATCAACTTCCTCAAATCGATCGGAGGTCCGACTGAGCCTCTCCCCCCGT
It contains:
- the LOC121235081 gene encoding probable DEAD-box ATP-dependent RNA helicase 48, whose product is MSYSILLERPRTLSKLLCTFILTRPMGGGPRTFPGGVNKWQWKRMHEKRAKEKEKRLLEQEKQLFHARVRSQIRAKLAGKPDPSINPDPSNCHGPMSPTDHIKALANRFMKDGAEDLWNEDDGPLKCPPTRGTNERLGCNRANGGRGSVGPPIDLRKLISEGRENVNLTNSNGCYVNTRNYSVQSRRRFRRNESSESDDDDSDYGPVREPAKPFAKKLAKLVGQRKRFFRDDSSPRDDEPGSDFEGESSKYFSGNSSWGKLSVDGKEDLEDEKERMRGGRGVRKVGSSASLGKYDMKITKRVPLRSLEEESDFSGQVELIRHELSKKGLIENGREKGEEASILTQKRFDECGISPRTVKALNAAGYVQMTRVQEATLSVCLEGKDALVKAKAGTGKSAAFLLPTIEAVLKAMSDNTIHRVPPIYVLILCPTRELASQIAAEANVMLKYHDGIIVQTLVGGTRFKDDQKRLESYPCQIIVATPGRLLDHIENRSGLSARLMRLKMLVLDEADYLLDLGFRKDVEKIIDCLPRQRQSLLFSATIPKEVRRISQLVLKREHAYIDTIGLGCVETPCKVKQSCIVASHELHFQILHHLLKEHISQSPEYKVIVFCTTGMVTSLIYLLLREMRMSVREIHSRKPQLYRTRISEEFRESKRLILVTSDVSARGMNYPDVTLVIQIGIPSDREQYIHRLGRTGREGKEGECILLLAPWEEYFLDEIKDLPLEKVPLPHIDPEIKLKMEDSLAKIDGSVKDAAYHAWLGYYNSIREIGRDKTTLAELANQYSQSIGLQKPPALFRKTALKMGLKGIPGIHIKK